The DNA segment GAGATAACGCGGGTAAATTTATTCTCGTGGAGGACTTTATTCCCGGAATTGAAGTGGCCCTTGAAGGCCTCCTGGTCGATGGGACACTTCATCCTCTGGCGTTATTTGATAAACCTGATCCTTTAGATGGGCCTTTTTTTGAAGAAACCCTTTATGTGACCCCTTCCCGTTTACCGTTTGCTCTTCAGAAGGATATCGCCGCGTCGACTCAAAAGGCTGTCAATGCGATCGGTCTTCGGGAAGGGCCTGTGCATGCTGAATTAAGGGTTAACGACAAAGGACCATGGGTGATTGAAATTGCCGCGAGATCCATCGGGGGACTTTGCTCTCGGACGCTTCATTTTGGGACGGGTCTTTCGCTCGAAGAGGTGATCCTTCAGCACGCGCTTGGGCTTCCCGTTGAATCCATGGAAAGAGAACCGGGCGCAGCCGGGGTGATGATGATTCCGATTCCGCGGAGAGGCGTTTTGCGGGAGGTGAAGGGAAAGAGCCGGGCAGAGCAAGTTCCGGGCGTTGAAGAGGTGAATATCATGATTCGGGCCGGACAAAAAGTGGTCCCGCTCCCTGAAGGGCATCGTTATCTGGGGTTTATTTTTGCCCGGGGAGAGAGGCCGGAAGAGGTCGAGAAGGCTTTGCGCAAAGCCCATCAGCACCTTGAATTTGCTATTGAACCCTCTGCCTAAGTAAGACTTTCCTGTTTCGTATGGCGAAGAGTTTATATAAAGATTAGTTTCGCTGCGGAAACGCTCGCGAGCAAGCTTTGTGGCTCGCAGCTCCGAAGTTTACCCCCTGCGAATGGTGTCAGACCCAGGTGCAGCCTTTTCTGCTCCGGCTCCGAAGTTTACCGCCGATCTTGATATAAATTATGGAAGGGTAAACAAACTTCGAAGAGGTCGCTGAAAAGGCTGCACCTGGGTCTTCTGGTCCTGCGCGGCGGCTTTTAAATTAAATTAGATTTGGGGTTCCTGGAAAACTTTGAACTGAACTTCCGTTGGTTCGGCACAGCAAAACCAGGGTTCGGTGAGTCTCGGCGGTTTTTTGCGGTTGAGATCGGGGGCATGTTGAATCATCCGGGGCGGACGGTTTTCATGAAGCCCATGGGCTAACTCGCGGATATCGTAGAAAATCGTCTCAGCGTCCTCTTCATTTTGGGTCGCGGTTTCGACGAGTTGACTGACCGACTTTTGGAGAGTATCCATTCGGGGGTCGGGGTGGCTCCACCTATAGGTAAAGGATTCCTGTACGAGAGGCCCCAGATAGGGTTGAATAGCCGATTCCGAAAGGAGCGCGGAACCGGGCGGCACAAGAAGCCGGATGGTATATTGCACCGGATCGATTGCGTCGATTAATCCATTCTCATTGATGAATTCAAGCATGAAGAGATAATCCGCAAGCGTGGTCCATGGGGTAAAGGGAACCAGTGAAGGGCGCATGGCGATGCCCGCTTCATTTAAGATTGAGAGAGCGGTTGAAATATCCTCCTGCGAGTGTCCTTTTTTTAAATTGTCCAGGACCGTGTTACTGAAAGATTCGATGGCTGATATCATAAAGATGCATCCGCATGACGAGAATATTTTAAACAGCTCCCGGTTTTTAAGAATATGTTCCACCTTGGCGGTGAAGTCAAACGTCAAATCGGGGTGTTCTCTATGCATTGCCTCGACAATTTGAACTGCGTGTTTCGGCCCGTTTAGAAAGTCAGGATCGCCAAACGTAATATGGGCGGCGCCTTCTTTTGCCAGGTTTTGGATATCTTCCAAAACGATTTTTTGTGGAATGATAAAAAAGCGTCCTTCATAAACAGGGGTAATGGGGCAGTGTAAACAGGTATGCCGGCACCCCCGGCTGGTTTCGACATATCCGACGGTCTGTCGTTTTCCGTTTAGTTCGAGCGCGGCGTAGCGATGAAGCGGCGGAAGCAGCGTTCGGGCGGGCAGTCCAAACGAAAGGCGCTCCAGATAGGGAGGGGAAATATGGTTTTTTAAAACTAACCCCCTTGATTTGAGAAA comes from the Nitrospirota bacterium genome and includes:
- a CDS encoding ATP-grasp domain-containing protein, translating into MKKLLLLIPTNSYKTGFFLEAAERLGVEVVVGSNRRQILEKYSGGRTVTLNFRNLDKGVDQIVACSKQQPLSAIIATDEETALLAVKASEALSLPHNSIASIYATRDKSRLREILALAGLPSPSFRLFPIDGDPKTFASDVRYPVVLKPLFLSASRGVIRANHQTGFVEAFNRIVKILSDPELYLPGDNAGKFILVEDFIPGIEVALEGLLVDGTLHPLALFDKPDPLDGPFFEETLYVTPSRLPFALQKDIAASTQKAVNAIGLREGPVHAELRVNDKGPWVIEIAARSIGGLCSRTLHFGTGLSLEEVILQHALGLPVESMEREPGAAGVMMIPIPRRGVLREVKGKSRAEQVPGVEEVNIMIRAGQKVVPLPEGHRYLGFIFARGERPEEVEKALRKAHQHLEFAIEPSA